The genomic DNA GCTTCAGCGATCAGCCGACGGGTAACAAAGCAATGACATTGGTATGGATCGCCTTGATTAATAAATCGCTCGGGTAAACCATGAAAAGACATGATGATTTTTTCAGGTGCTGATTCACGCTCGTTTAGGCGCGCCTTCAGTAGAGCGGCGATGGCATTAATATAGGCTTCTTGGCGGTACCAAGGGTGTGCAATGCGCACAGTAGGCTGCCAGCGAAGCGTTTTAAGGTGATCGAACACCGCATCTGATACTGTGGCATTCGTTGTCGCTGAATATTGAGGATACATAGGAAACACAACAATACGATCACAACCCTTTGCCTGTAACTGAGTGAGCGCTGTACTAATACTAGGTTGCCCATACCGCATCGCCCAAACCACATCGACTTCTGGCATTTGGTGGGCCAGCTTTTCGGCTTGCTGTTGTGTGTAATGACGTAACGGTGATTCATTAATATCGTGCAGCCAAATTTTACGGTAAGCCTGCGCCGACTTTTTAGGCCGTGTGTTTAAAATGATGCCATTCAACAGTGGCCACCAAAGAAGTTTAGGTATTTCAACCACACGAGAATCAGATAAAAACTCTTTTAAATAACGTCGAACACTTTTAGGTGAGAGATCATCAGGCGTGCCTAAATTCACTAAAACTACGCCAATGCGTC from Reinekea marina includes the following:
- the hemH gene encoding ferrochelatase, yielding MKHFPVGHPDVKFGRIGVVLVNLGTPDDLSPKSVRRYLKEFLSDSRVVEIPKLLWWPLLNGIILNTRPKKSAQAYRKIWLHDINESPLRHYTQQQAEKLAHQMPEVDVVWAMRYGQPSISTALTQLQAKGCDRIVVFPMYPQYSATTNATVSDAVFDHLKTLRWQPTVRIAHPWYRQEAYINAIAALLKARLNERESAPEKIIMSFHGLPERFINQGDPYQCHCFVTRRLIAEAIGWSLDDVLVTFQSRFGKAKWIEPYTNATLTSLAEEGVKDILVLTPGFVVDCLETLEEIAMEGKEVFEEAGGTHYDVLPCLNDSGEAMDMIEQLVKAELSGWEL